From a region of the Helicobacter hepaticus ATCC 51449 genome:
- a CDS encoding TRAP transporter large permease, giving the protein MSVAYLMVALFGLLLLGVPVSVALGISAISALYFFTSYNIIGSAEIMFNGLKPALMAIPMFILAGSLMSKGSSAQRIINFATSLVGHLPGGLPISAILACIIFAAVSGSSPATVVAVGSVMFLAIANAKYPKSYAIGAITSAGSLGILIPPSVVMIVYGVTAEVSIEKLFMAGVIPGLMIGTMMMLYAYVGAKRLGFKATKPESFKVRFQKFREAFWALLIVFVIIGGIYGGIFTATEAAGISAVYAFIISVFVYKDIKLKNLHSVFLDAAITTAMIFFIIGFAVVFAHFLTNERIPHLIAEFLIAQQMSWWVFLILVNIMLFVMGQFMEPSSVIMIMTPLLLPIALALGIDPIHFGVVMVVNMELGMLTPPVGLNLFVASSLTGLSLKDVTTSVLPWLGIMLVGLLLITYIPDISLWLPNKLN; this is encoded by the coding sequence ATGAGTGTTGCATATCTAATGGTTGCTTTATTTGGTTTATTGCTTTTAGGTGTTCCTGTTTCGGTTGCTTTAGGCATAAGCGCAATTAGTGCACTGTATTTTTTTACTTCATACAATATTATTGGTTCAGCTGAAATTATGTTTAATGGCTTAAAACCTGCTCTTATGGCAATTCCTATGTTTATTCTTGCAGGTTCTCTTATGAGTAAAGGAAGTTCAGCTCAACGTATTATCAATTTTGCAACCTCTCTTGTAGGGCATTTACCGGGTGGATTACCTATAAGTGCAATTTTAGCTTGTATAATTTTTGCTGCCGTAAGCGGTAGCTCCCCTGCTACGGTTGTAGCTGTAGGTTCAGTAATGTTTTTAGCCATTGCTAATGCAAAATATCCAAAAAGTTATGCCATAGGTGCTATTACATCAGCTGGAAGTCTAGGGATTCTTATTCCTCCTTCAGTTGTAATGATTGTCTATGGTGTAACAGCAGAAGTTTCCATTGAAAAACTTTTTATGGCAGGAGTGATTCCGGGGTTAATGATTGGCACTATGATGATGCTTTATGCGTATGTAGGTGCAAAACGACTAGGTTTCAAAGCGACAAAACCTGAAAGTTTCAAAGTGCGTTTTCAAAAATTCAGAGAAGCATTTTGGGCATTGCTTATTGTCTTTGTTATCATTGGAGGTATTTATGGGGGTATATTTACTGCTACAGAAGCAGCAGGCATTAGTGCAGTATATGCGTTTATTATTTCTGTTTTTGTATATAAAGATATTAAACTCAAGAATCTTCATTCGGTATTTTTAGATGCAGCTATTACCACAGCTATGATATTTTTTATCATAGGTTTTGCAGTCGTATTTGCACATTTTTTAACCAATGAGAGAATCCCTCATCTTATAGCTGAATTTCTTATTGCGCAGCAAATGAGTTGGTGGGTATTTCTTATCCTTGTAAATATTATGCTCTTTGTTATGGGGCAGTTTATGGAACCTAGCTCTGTGATTATGATAATGACACCTCTCCTTTTGCCCATTGCCTTAGCTCTTGGTATAGACCCCATACATTTTGGTGTTGTAATGGTTGTAAATATGGAACTAGGTATGCTTACACCACCTGTAGGTTTAAATCTTTTTGTGGCAAGTTCACTTACTGGGCTTAGCCTTAAAG